One Curtobacterium sp. MCLR17_007 DNA window includes the following coding sequences:
- the phoA gene encoding alkaline phosphatase, with the protein MEQHHSKRRRTALTLGAVLIAGAIALPGTAEAVGQLALNQHGGAQRAAGDQTQAVRQAVKNANAKNVILLIGDGMGDSEITVARNYQYGAAGRLPGLDALPLTGSYTTYSLVKDGADKGKPDYVTDSAASGSAWATGTKTYDGAISVDIDGTPQDTLVELAKANGLRTGNVSTAEIQDATPAVQVAHVGARSCYGPDSTSCGTDALENGGLGSISEQLLDARPDLTLGGGSTSFTQTAKAGQYQGETLFDQASERGYQVVGDAAGLAGVRRADQQRPVLGLFTPGNFPTRYAPTTATVGGADQPAVRCTPNPARLDTGLSLASLTNKSIGLLNRPQANGKGFFLQVEGASIDKQDHAADACGQIGETIDFDEAVQAALAFAQKDGNTLVIATADHAHSSQIVDNTPPTSLSTALVTADGTTMKVSYGTAGAGSSQQHTGTQVRIAAFGPGAANVVGLTDQTDTFFTMSDALRLNGDLAALSRGARIDLSVGAPRPGQRVTLTGSRFDGDRQVRVQVGSTDLGTVDVIDGTAAVRWKAVAGKATVTFTGVQSGKQASTQVRVR; encoded by the coding sequence CGGCGGAGCCCAGCGCGCCGCCGGCGACCAGACCCAGGCCGTGCGCCAGGCCGTCAAGAACGCGAACGCGAAGAACGTCATCCTGCTCATCGGCGACGGGATGGGCGACTCCGAGATCACGGTCGCGCGGAACTACCAGTACGGCGCCGCAGGCCGGCTGCCCGGGCTCGACGCACTGCCGCTCACCGGTTCCTACACGACGTACTCGCTCGTCAAGGACGGCGCCGACAAGGGCAAGCCCGACTACGTCACCGACTCGGCGGCCTCGGGCAGCGCCTGGGCGACCGGGACGAAGACCTACGACGGTGCGATCTCGGTCGACATCGACGGCACCCCGCAGGACACCCTCGTCGAGCTCGCGAAGGCGAACGGGCTGCGCACCGGCAACGTCTCGACCGCCGAGATCCAGGACGCGACCCCAGCCGTGCAGGTCGCCCACGTCGGTGCCCGCAGCTGCTACGGCCCCGACAGCACGTCGTGCGGGACCGACGCGCTGGAGAACGGCGGCCTCGGTTCGATCAGCGAGCAGCTGCTCGACGCACGACCCGACCTGACCCTCGGCGGAGGCTCCACCAGCTTCACGCAGACCGCCAAGGCCGGGCAGTACCAGGGCGAGACCCTGTTCGACCAGGCCTCCGAGCGCGGCTACCAGGTCGTCGGCGACGCAGCCGGCCTGGCCGGCGTCCGCCGCGCCGACCAGCAGCGCCCGGTGCTCGGGCTCTTCACGCCGGGGAACTTCCCGACGCGCTACGCACCGACGACCGCCACCGTCGGCGGCGCGGACCAGCCCGCCGTTCGGTGCACCCCGAACCCGGCGCGGCTCGACACCGGGCTCTCGCTCGCATCGCTGACGAACAAGTCGATCGGCCTGCTCAACCGCCCGCAGGCCAACGGCAAGGGCTTCTTCCTGCAGGTCGAGGGCGCGAGCATCGACAAGCAGGACCACGCCGCCGACGCCTGCGGTCAGATCGGCGAGACGATCGACTTCGACGAGGCAGTGCAGGCAGCACTGGCCTTCGCGCAGAAGGACGGCAACACCCTGGTGATCGCCACCGCCGACCACGCCCACTCGAGCCAGATCGTCGACAACACGCCGCCGACCTCGCTCTCGACGGCGCTCGTCACGGCTGACGGCACCACGATGAAGGTCTCGTACGGCACCGCCGGAGCGGGGTCGTCGCAGCAGCACACCGGCACGCAGGTGCGCATCGCCGCCTTCGGTCCCGGTGCCGCGAACGTGGTGGGACTGACCGACCAGACCGACACCTTCTTCACGATGTCGGACGCCCTGCGGCTGAACGGCGACCTGGCGGCACTGAGCCGTGGTGCCCGCATCGACCTGTCGGTCGGCGCGCCCCGTCCGGGACAGCGGGTCACGCTGACCGGCAGCCGGTTCGACGGCGACCGGCAGGTGCGGGTGCAGGTCGGTTCGACGGACCTCGGCACGGTCGACGTCATCGACGGCACCGCAGCGGTCCGGTGGAAGGCCGTCGCCGGCAAGGCCACGGTCACGTTCACCGGTGTGCAGTCCGGCAAGCAGGCCTCGACGCAGGTGCGCGTCCGGTAG
- the rfaE2 gene encoding D-glycero-beta-D-manno-heptose 1-phosphate adenylyltransferase — MTADVRLVRDVVARIDDREPLVVVIGDPILDRWTIGEAERVSREAPAPVVRVTETIAVPGGAANTAVNARALGARVRMVGLIGDDEAGTVLRDRLAAAGVETDFLVAVPGATTTTKSRIVGGDRVVVRVDDLAGVPTAGHTDQLAAAVARALRGADAAVVCDYGLGVTPESVLPVIDRDRPDVVVVDAHDLRGWHDLRPDLVTPNAGEATALLGTDLGLGAERADAVLAHREAVFAATGARAAVVTLDRNGTVLLEPGDERGFRTRATPASEQQASGAGDTFCAAASVALAVGSSAREAVQFAQAAADVVVREAGTSTCDTASLLRSVEAPAETVVDHDDLAAAVDAAHRDGRRVVFTNGCFDVVHRGHTSYLRQAKELGDLLVVALNDDDSVRRLKGPERPINTAEDRAGVLAALACVDLVTVFATDTPIPLLERVRPDVYVKGGDYSPEMLRETPVVRAYGGEVVMVDYVPEHSTSAVVRRIRETSGGDTA, encoded by the coding sequence ATGACCGCCGACGTCCGTCTCGTGCGTGACGTCGTTGCCCGCATCGACGACCGCGAGCCGCTCGTCGTCGTCATCGGCGACCCGATCCTCGACCGCTGGACCATCGGCGAGGCCGAGCGGGTGTCCCGCGAGGCCCCTGCCCCGGTGGTCCGCGTGACCGAGACCATCGCGGTCCCCGGCGGCGCCGCCAACACGGCCGTGAACGCACGAGCACTCGGTGCCCGCGTCCGCATGGTCGGACTGATCGGTGACGACGAGGCCGGCACGGTCCTCCGCGACCGTCTCGCCGCCGCCGGCGTCGAGACCGACTTCCTGGTCGCCGTCCCCGGCGCCACCACGACCACGAAGTCCCGCATCGTCGGCGGCGATCGCGTCGTCGTGCGCGTCGACGACCTGGCCGGCGTCCCCACCGCGGGACACACCGACCAGCTCGCAGCGGCGGTCGCCCGCGCGCTCCGTGGCGCGGACGCGGCCGTGGTCTGCGACTACGGGCTCGGCGTCACGCCGGAGTCCGTGCTGCCCGTCATCGACCGCGACCGCCCCGACGTCGTCGTCGTCGACGCCCACGACCTCCGGGGCTGGCACGACCTGCGACCCGACCTGGTGACGCCGAACGCGGGCGAGGCCACCGCACTGCTCGGCACCGACCTCGGCCTGGGCGCCGAGCGTGCCGACGCCGTCCTGGCCCATCGTGAGGCGGTCTTCGCGGCCACGGGCGCCCGTGCGGCGGTCGTCACACTCGACCGCAACGGCACGGTCCTGCTCGAACCGGGCGACGAGCGCGGGTTCCGCACGCGCGCCACCCCGGCGTCCGAGCAGCAGGCATCCGGTGCCGGTGACACGTTCTGCGCCGCGGCGTCCGTCGCCCTGGCCGTCGGGTCGAGCGCGCGCGAGGCCGTGCAGTTCGCCCAGGCCGCGGCCGACGTGGTCGTGCGCGAGGCCGGTACCTCGACCTGTGACACCGCTTCGCTGCTGCGGTCGGTCGAAGCCCCCGCCGAGACCGTCGTCGACCACGACGACCTGGCCGCCGCGGTCGACGCCGCCCACCGCGACGGTCGTCGGGTGGTCTTCACGAACGGCTGCTTCGACGTCGTGCACCGCGGCCACACCTCGTACCTCCGTCAGGCGAAGGAGCTCGGTGACCTGCTCGTCGTCGCGCTCAACGACGACGACTCGGTCCGGCGGCTCAAGGGACCGGAGCGTCCGATCAACACGGCTGAGGACCGCGCGGGGGTCCTCGCGGCCCTCGCCTGCGTCGACCTGGTGACCGTGTTCGCCACCGACACCCCGATCCCGCTGCTCGAGCGCGTCCGCCCCGACGTCTACGTCAAGGGCGGGGACTACTCCCCCGAGATGCTGCGCGAGACCCCCGTCGTCCGTGCCTACGGCGGCGAGGTCGTCATGGTCGACTACGTCCCGGAGCACTCCACCAGCGCGGTCGTGCGACGGATCCGCGAGACGTCCGGCGGCGACACCGCCTGA
- a CDS encoding aldehyde dehydrogenase family protein, whose amino-acid sequence MTLEAPTTTTEIVVLDPVTGSVASTTAVATPEQVRDAVSRARAAFDTWSTTAPADRGALLRTAAEHLRAHADELAELNTRETGKVPGDAIGGVEAGIGTLLQYAELGPLHRGEALRGQHGAADWTIPHPRGVVLALTPWNDPVAVALGILGAAVVTGNTVVHKGSERCPATIARLNALLAEVLPDGVLVGVDGDASTGEALLAEDGIAVYAHVGSTATGDRLAQVATGTRAHVIRENGGNDPIVIDADVDPTWAAGQAALGAFANTGQICTSVERVYVHRAIADDFVAALVAEAERRTALPAAEYGPLVDERLRGLVQQHVDDAVARGASVRTGGSVPEGTGTFYPATVLTDVPDDALALTEETFGPIAPIRVVDSFDEGLRLAAGDRYGLAATVLTNDTGAALRAAATLPVGTVKVNAVFGGAPGGSAEPRGASGSGFGYGPHLLDEMTTTTVVHLEAATAPTRARAAAPTAPGAAAAPGAAATPDTAAAEGYDR is encoded by the coding sequence ATGACGCTCGAAGCCCCCACCACGACCACCGAGATCGTCGTCCTGGACCCGGTCACGGGATCGGTCGCGTCGACGACGGCCGTGGCGACGCCCGAGCAGGTCCGCGACGCGGTGTCCCGTGCCCGTGCGGCCTTCGACACCTGGTCGACGACGGCACCCGCCGACCGCGGTGCCCTGCTCCGGACGGCGGCCGAGCACCTGCGCGCCCACGCCGACGAGCTCGCCGAGCTGAACACCCGCGAGACCGGCAAGGTCCCGGGTGACGCGATCGGCGGCGTCGAGGCGGGCATCGGCACGCTGCTGCAGTACGCCGAGCTCGGACCCCTGCACCGCGGTGAGGCCCTGCGCGGCCAGCACGGTGCTGCCGACTGGACGATCCCGCACCCCCGCGGCGTCGTGCTCGCCCTGACGCCGTGGAACGACCCGGTCGCCGTCGCGCTCGGCATCCTCGGCGCGGCTGTGGTCACGGGCAACACCGTCGTGCACAAGGGCAGCGAACGGTGCCCCGCGACCATCGCCCGCCTCAACGCGCTGCTGGCCGAGGTCCTGCCCGACGGCGTGCTCGTCGGGGTCGACGGCGACGCGTCCACGGGCGAAGCGCTCCTCGCCGAGGACGGCATCGCGGTGTACGCGCACGTGGGGTCGACGGCGACCGGTGACCGACTCGCACAGGTGGCGACCGGCACCCGTGCACACGTGATCCGCGAGAACGGCGGCAACGACCCGATCGTCATCGACGCCGACGTCGACCCGACGTGGGCGGCGGGCCAGGCGGCGCTCGGGGCGTTCGCGAACACCGGTCAGATCTGCACGAGCGTCGAACGCGTGTACGTGCACCGCGCGATCGCCGACGACTTCGTCGCGGCGCTCGTCGCCGAGGCCGAGCGCCGCACCGCGCTGCCGGCCGCCGAGTACGGCCCCCTCGTCGACGAGCGGCTGCGCGGTCTCGTCCAGCAGCACGTCGACGACGCCGTGGCGCGCGGGGCGTCGGTCCGCACCGGCGGCAGCGTGCCCGAGGGCACCGGCACGTTCTACCCGGCGACGGTCCTGACCGACGTGCCGGACGACGCCCTCGCCCTGACCGAGGAGACCTTCGGGCCGATCGCCCCCATCCGCGTCGTCGACTCGTTCGACGAGGGACTCCGCCTGGCCGCAGGCGACCGCTACGGGTTGGCCGCCACCGTGCTGACGAACGACACCGGCGCTGCGCTGCGTGCGGCGGCGACACTGCCGGTCGGCACCGTCAAGGTCAACGCCGTGTTCGGCGGTGCGCCCGGCGGCAGCGCCGAACCGCGCGGCGCGTCGGGGTCCGGCTTCGGCTACGGCCCGCACCTGCTCGACGAGATGACGACGACCACGGTCGTGCACCTCGAGGCGGCGACCGCGCCTACGAGGGCGCGCGCCGCCGCCCCGACCGCGCCCGGTGCCGCCGCCGCGCCCGGCGCCGCCGCCACGCCCGACACCGCCGCCGCAGAGGGTTACGACCGATGA
- a CDS encoding glycosyltransferase family 9 protein, with amino-acid sequence MERIGQGGDRFEGVREIAVLRGGGLGDLMFAMPAIEALAAAYPDARVTLLGTPSAEALLDGRTTAVHAFEELPVHPGVRDSGEGAPDLEDFERRLRGRFDLAVQLHGGGRNSNPFLLRLGAPHTVGTATEDAEVLERWVRYVYYQHEVLRGLEVAALAGAEPVTLDPRVTVTDAERRDVRARFGVERTLVAMHPGATDPRRRWSPDRFAAVAVARLAAGDDVVLVGDDSDRPAADAIVDAVRDTVDADAAARLHDVVGTLPLSELPAVLGAADVMVGDDSGPRHLAVAVGTRTVGVFWFGNVINAGPLDRGRHRVHMSFVTRCPVCGIDVTQVGWTAERCEHDPSYVDQVTPDLVLADVEDLLRTR; translated from the coding sequence GTGGAACGCATCGGGCAGGGCGGCGACCGGTTCGAGGGGGTCCGCGAGATCGCGGTGCTCCGGGGCGGCGGCCTCGGTGACCTGATGTTCGCGATGCCGGCGATCGAGGCCCTCGCCGCCGCGTACCCGGACGCGCGGGTGACCCTGCTCGGGACGCCATCGGCCGAGGCGCTGCTTGACGGCAGGACCACGGCGGTCCACGCGTTCGAGGAGCTCCCCGTGCACCCGGGCGTGCGCGACTCCGGCGAGGGCGCCCCCGACCTCGAGGACTTCGAACGACGACTGCGAGGCCGCTTCGACCTCGCGGTGCAGCTGCACGGCGGCGGCCGGAACTCGAACCCGTTCCTGCTCCGCCTCGGTGCGCCCCACACCGTGGGCACCGCCACCGAGGACGCCGAGGTCCTCGAACGATGGGTGCGCTACGTCTACTACCAGCACGAGGTGCTGCGCGGACTCGAGGTCGCGGCGCTGGCGGGTGCCGAGCCGGTCACGCTCGACCCGCGCGTCACGGTCACGGATGCCGAGCGACGCGACGTCCGTGCCCGGTTCGGCGTCGAGCGGACCCTCGTCGCGATGCACCCGGGAGCGACCGACCCGCGCCGACGCTGGAGCCCGGACCGCTTCGCCGCGGTCGCCGTGGCACGCCTCGCGGCGGGGGACGACGTGGTGCTGGTCGGCGACGACTCCGACCGCCCGGCAGCGGACGCGATCGTCGACGCCGTCCGCGACACGGTGGACGCCGACGCTGCCGCGCGTCTGCACGACGTGGTCGGGACGTTGCCGTTGTCCGAGCTGCCGGCGGTCCTCGGCGCCGCCGACGTGATGGTCGGGGACGACTCCGGCCCGCGGCACCTCGCCGTCGCGGTCGGCACCCGCACCGTCGGCGTGTTCTGGTTCGGCAACGTCATCAACGCCGGCCCGCTGGACCGCGGCCGGCACCGCGTCCACATGTCGTTCGTCACGCGGTGCCCGGTCTGCGGCATCGACGTCACGCAGGTCGGCTGGACCGCCGAACGCTGCGAGCACGACCCGTCCTACGTCGACCAGGTGACGCCGGACCTGGTGCTGGCGGATGTCGAGGACCTGCTCCGCACGCGCTGA
- a CDS encoding SDR family NAD(P)-dependent oxidoreductase, producing MPVPTTPIGRVLVTGGASGLGAAVVDAVLEAGGTPIVLDLRVEGVADGVDAVAVDVTDTAATEQAVRDAAERHGGLDAVVTAAGIDKPAPIGALSATDWEQIVGVNLLGTAAVVRAALPTLEENRGRVVTIASSLALRGVGDGTAYSASKFGVRGFSQALAAETAGKVGVTNVIPAGMRTNFFADRTEQYKPGPDALLIEPSYVANAILFALSQPAGCEIREMSIMPATEPSWP from the coding sequence ATGCCCGTCCCCACCACCCCCATCGGCCGCGTCCTCGTCACCGGCGGCGCCAGCGGACTCGGAGCGGCCGTCGTCGACGCCGTCCTCGAGGCCGGTGGCACCCCGATCGTCCTCGACCTGCGCGTCGAGGGCGTCGCCGACGGGGTCGACGCAGTCGCGGTCGACGTGACGGACACCGCGGCGACCGAGCAGGCTGTCCGGGACGCCGCCGAGCGCCACGGGGGCCTGGACGCGGTCGTCACCGCCGCCGGGATCGACAAGCCGGCACCCATCGGCGCGCTGTCCGCCACCGACTGGGAGCAGATCGTCGGCGTGAACCTGCTCGGCACGGCAGCCGTCGTGCGCGCGGCACTCCCCACGCTCGAGGAGAACCGCGGCCGCGTCGTCACGATCGCCTCGTCGCTCGCGCTGCGCGGGGTCGGCGACGGCACCGCGTACTCGGCGTCGAAGTTCGGCGTTCGTGGGTTCTCACAGGCGCTGGCGGCCGAGACGGCCGGCAAGGTCGGGGTCACGAACGTCATCCCGGCCGGCATGCGCACGAACTTCTTCGCGGACCGCACCGAGCAGTACAAGCCCGGCCCGGACGCGCTCCTGATCGAGCCGTCCTACGTCGCCAACGCGATCCTGTTCGCGCTCTCGCAGCCGGCCGGCTGCGAGATCCGCGAGATGTCGATCATGCCCGCCACGGAGCCCAGCTGGCCGTGA
- a CDS encoding PfkB family carbohydrate kinase, with protein sequence MRIAVVGDTLLDVDVSGTSERLSPDAPVPVVDVRTDDRRAGGAGLVATMLAKDGHDVTLVTVLSDDDRADELRALLPDVRVVAGPSGVATPVKTRVRVGEHALVRIDEGCDTPPVPSVTAEMTAVLTQVDAVVVADYGRGVAAAPALRDAIAAAAAATPVVWDPHPRGATPVAGITVATPNAAEARRFTDLPGQGVPFATDAAAALVDAWDVGAVAVTMGDRGALVGRRTARGMDSRFVPAPSVTAADPCGAGDRLAAGVAVALAGGADVPDAVAAGVADASAYLAAGGVAALFADAPAVVAVPGADRDALRVVHEVRAAGGTVVATGGCFDLIHAGHARTLSAARALGDCLVVCLNSDDSVRTLKGPERPIMTQDDRAELLLALDCVDAVVVFDETTPDEALRRFRPAVWAKGGDYTADELPEAVTLAEWGGRVVTVPFHPGRSTTRLASALAAVG encoded by the coding sequence CTGCGCATCGCCGTCGTGGGCGACACGCTGCTCGACGTCGACGTCAGCGGGACCAGCGAACGCCTGAGCCCGGACGCTCCGGTGCCCGTCGTCGACGTCCGCACCGACGACCGCCGTGCCGGCGGCGCCGGGCTCGTCGCGACGATGCTGGCGAAGGACGGCCACGACGTCACGCTGGTCACCGTCCTGAGCGACGACGACCGGGCTGACGAGCTCCGCGCCCTGCTCCCGGACGTCCGCGTCGTCGCGGGTCCGTCGGGTGTCGCGACGCCCGTCAAGACCCGCGTGCGCGTCGGCGAGCACGCCCTGGTCCGGATCGACGAGGGCTGCGACACCCCGCCGGTGCCGTCGGTCACGGCCGAGATGACCGCGGTGCTGACCCAGGTCGACGCCGTCGTCGTGGCCGACTACGGTCGCGGGGTCGCCGCGGCTCCGGCACTGCGCGACGCGATCGCCGCTGCCGCCGCCGCCACCCCCGTCGTCTGGGACCCGCACCCCAGGGGCGCGACCCCCGTGGCCGGGATCACCGTCGCGACGCCGAACGCCGCCGAGGCCCGACGCTTCACCGACCTGCCCGGCCAGGGCGTGCCCTTCGCCACCGACGCGGCAGCGGCCCTGGTCGACGCGTGGGACGTCGGTGCCGTCGCCGTCACCATGGGCGACCGGGGTGCGCTGGTCGGACGTCGGACCGCGCGTGGCATGGACTCCCGCTTCGTGCCGGCGCCCTCCGTCACCGCCGCCGACCCGTGCGGAGCCGGCGACCGACTGGCCGCCGGGGTCGCCGTCGCCCTCGCCGGTGGCGCCGACGTCCCGGACGCCGTCGCCGCCGGTGTGGCCGACGCGTCGGCGTACCTCGCCGCCGGCGGGGTCGCCGCCCTGTTCGCCGACGCCCCCGCCGTGGTCGCGGTGCCAGGAGCCGACCGGGACGCCCTGCGGGTCGTCCACGAGGTGCGCGCCGCAGGCGGCACGGTCGTCGCGACCGGTGGGTGCTTCGACCTGATCCACGCCGGCCACGCGCGGACGCTGTCCGCGGCCCGGGCGCTCGGGGACTGCCTGGTCGTGTGCCTGAACTCGGACGACTCCGTCCGCACGCTCAAGGGACCCGAACGCCCGATCATGACCCAGGACGACCGCGCCGAGTTGCTGCTGGCGCTGGACTGCGTCGATGCCGTCGTCGTGTTCGACGAGACCACGCCGGACGAGGCGCTGCGTCGCTTCCGTCCCGCCGTCTGGGCGAAGGGCGGCGACTACACCGCCGACGAGCTGCCCGAGGCCGTCACCCTGGCCGAGTGGGGCGGGCGCGTCGTCACCGTGCCGTTCCACCCGGGACGCTCCACCACACGCCTGGCGTCCGCGCTCGCGGCCGTCGGCTGA
- a CDS encoding SIS domain-containing protein: MTIEQSGIGTTEQLSDSARAVLDHVAASVPVVASLVDHRDQIAAWADDIAARLVAGRRLLAAGNGGSAAEAQHLTSELTGRFDGDRPAYSAISLHAESSAVTAIGNDYGFEEVFARQVRAHARAGDVVVLLSTSGRSPNLLRAAEAARAVGARALALTGARPNPLADTVDDAICIEGPSANVQEAQLVLVHALCKAMEPALRRGGRR; encoded by the coding sequence ATGACCATCGAACAGAGCGGGATCGGCACGACCGAACAGCTGAGCGACAGCGCCCGCGCCGTGCTCGACCACGTCGCCGCCTCGGTGCCGGTCGTGGCCTCGCTCGTCGACCACCGCGACCAGATCGCCGCGTGGGCCGACGACATCGCCGCCCGGCTCGTCGCCGGTCGACGCCTGCTGGCCGCGGGCAACGGCGGGTCCGCCGCCGAGGCACAGCACCTCACCTCGGAGCTGACCGGCCGGTTCGACGGGGACCGGCCCGCCTACTCCGCCATCTCCCTGCACGCCGAGTCCTCCGCGGTCACCGCGATCGGCAACGACTACGGGTTCGAGGAGGTCTTCGCGCGCCAGGTGCGTGCCCACGCCCGCGCCGGGGACGTCGTCGTCCTGCTGAGCACCAGCGGCCGGAGCCCGAACCTGCTGCGCGCGGCCGAGGCCGCTCGCGCGGTGGGTGCCCGGGCACTCGCCCTGACGGGGGCCCGACCCAACCCGCTCGCCGACACCGTCGACGACGCGATCTGCATCGAGGGCCCGTCCGCGAACGTGCAGGAGGCGCAACTCGTCCTCGTGCACGCCCTCTGCAAGGCCATGGAACCGGCGCTCCGACGCGGGGGCCGTCGATGA
- a CDS encoding glycosyltransferase: MRIAMVSEHASPLAVLGGVDAGGQNVHVAALSGALADRGHEVTVYTRRDDAELPARVMLRPGVEVVHVDAGPARAVSKDELFPYMATFAQILAAEWFVDRPDVVHGHFWMSGHAALDAVSQVQIRTGGTRIPVVQTFHALGIVKRRHQGSADTSPEEREWVEPAVGRGVDQVVATCSDEAFELKALGVPLHAISVVPCGVDVDRFQPTGPVEVRGRTHRVLTASRLVRRKGVGTTIAALARLVEAGRDVELVVVGGAGTAGADLPDDPEYQRLDALARSLGVRDHVSFRGQLGQDDMPAVYRSADVVVCAPWYEPFGIVPLEAMACARPVVASRVGGLIDTVVEDATGLHVPPRDEDAVAAAVAGLLDDPVRAEGYGAAGRARVESRYAWSRVAADTERVYERLVAGVAADIPFPARTTSTGRGTLPDRATERTAR; this comes from the coding sequence ATGAGGATCGCGATGGTCTCCGAACACGCCAGTCCGCTGGCCGTGCTGGGCGGGGTCGACGCCGGCGGGCAGAACGTGCACGTCGCCGCGCTGTCCGGCGCACTCGCCGACCGCGGCCACGAGGTGACCGTGTACACGCGCCGGGACGACGCCGAGCTGCCCGCCCGCGTCATGCTGCGCCCCGGCGTCGAGGTCGTGCACGTCGACGCCGGACCCGCCCGTGCGGTGTCGAAGGACGAGCTCTTCCCGTACATGGCGACGTTCGCCCAGATCCTCGCCGCCGAGTGGTTCGTCGACCGACCGGACGTCGTCCACGGCCACTTCTGGATGTCCGGGCACGCGGCACTCGATGCCGTGTCGCAGGTGCAGATCCGCACCGGTGGGACCCGGATCCCGGTCGTGCAGACCTTCCACGCGCTCGGCATCGTGAAGCGGCGACACCAGGGCTCCGCCGACACCAGTCCCGAGGAGCGCGAGTGGGTCGAACCGGCCGTCGGCCGCGGGGTCGACCAGGTGGTCGCGACCTGCTCCGACGAGGCCTTCGAGCTCAAGGCGCTCGGGGTCCCCCTGCACGCGATCTCGGTCGTTCCGTGCGGCGTCGACGTCGACCGCTTCCAGCCGACCGGCCCCGTCGAGGTGCGCGGACGGACGCACCGCGTCCTGACGGCCTCACGCCTGGTCCGCCGCAAGGGCGTCGGCACGACGATCGCCGCGCTCGCCCGCCTGGTCGAGGCCGGGCGCGACGTCGAACTCGTCGTCGTGGGCGGTGCCGGCACGGCCGGTGCCGACCTGCCGGACGACCCGGAGTACCAGCGCCTCGACGCCCTGGCCCGCTCGCTCGGTGTCCGCGACCACGTGTCCTTCCGCGGGCAGCTCGGCCAGGACGACATGCCGGCCGTCTACCGCAGCGCCGACGTCGTCGTGTGCGCCCCCTGGTACGAGCCGTTCGGCATCGTGCCGCTCGAGGCCATGGCGTGCGCACGTCCCGTCGTCGCGTCACGGGTCGGCGGGCTCATCGACACGGTCGTCGAGGACGCCACCGGGCTGCACGTCCCGCCGCGCGACGAGGACGCCGTCGCTGCCGCCGTCGCGGGCTTGCTGGACGACCCCGTCCGTGCCGAGGGCTACGGCGCCGCCGGTCGTGCGCGGGTCGAGTCCCGCTACGCCTGGAGCCGCGTCGCCGCCGACACGGAGCGGGTCTACGAGCGTCTGGTCGCCGGGGTCGCTGCCGACATCCCGTTCCCCGCGAGGACCACTTCGACGGGTCGGGGCACGCTCCCCGACCGCGCCACCGAGAGGACAGCACGATGA
- a CDS encoding glycosyltransferase, with translation MRILVWHVHGGWMDAFVRGSHEYLVPTTAARDGWGLGTGGRDWPNVVEIAPEDVADAGVDLVVLQRTEEAEVAATLLRGRSVPTVFVEHNAPRVDVPNSLHPFRDHADMTIAHVTHWNALMWDCGSARTTVVEHGVVDPGPLYSGRLERFGAVINEPVRRNRVVGTDLLPRFAAVAPVDVFGMGTERLADLGLGDRLVGLGDVKPDPMHAALAERRAYLHPNRWTSLGLSLIEAMHMAMPVLVLATTDAARTVPAEAGAIATDVAELTRASRLLVDDPDEARRRGAVAREAALARHSLARFLGDWDALLDDVVTRHRRAGRSPSPALEGSTR, from the coding sequence ATGCGGATCCTCGTCTGGCACGTCCACGGCGGCTGGATGGACGCGTTCGTCCGCGGGTCGCACGAGTACCTCGTCCCGACCACCGCCGCCCGCGACGGCTGGGGACTCGGCACCGGGGGACGCGACTGGCCGAACGTCGTGGAGATCGCGCCCGAGGACGTCGCGGACGCCGGTGTCGACCTGGTCGTGCTGCAGCGCACCGAGGAGGCCGAGGTCGCCGCGACCCTGCTGCGCGGCCGCTCGGTGCCGACGGTGTTCGTCGAGCACAACGCGCCCCGTGTCGACGTGCCGAACAGCCTGCACCCCTTCCGGGACCACGCCGACATGACGATCGCGCACGTGACGCACTGGAACGCGCTGATGTGGGACTGCGGCTCCGCGCGGACCACGGTCGTCGAGCACGGCGTGGTCGACCCGGGGCCGCTGTACTCGGGACGACTGGAGCGCTTCGGTGCGGTGATCAACGAGCCGGTGCGGCGCAACCGGGTGGTGGGCACGGACCTGCTCCCCCGCTTCGCCGCGGTCGCCCCCGTCGACGTCTTCGGGATGGGGACGGAGCGCCTCGCCGACCTCGGACTCGGTGACCGCCTGGTCGGGCTCGGCGACGTCAAGCCGGACCCGATGCACGCCGCCCTGGCCGAGCGTCGGGCGTACCTGCACCCGAACCGCTGGACCTCGCTGGGGCTGTCGCTCATCGAGGCGATGCACATGGCCATGCCGGTCCTGGTCCTCGCGACGACCGACGCGGCGCGCACCGTGCCCGCCGAGGCCGGCGCGATCGCGACGGACGTGGCGGAGCTGACCCGGGCCTCCCGGCTGCTGGTCGACGACCCGGACGAGGCGCGCCGACGTGGCGCCGTCGCCCGGGAAGCCGCGCTCGCACGACACTCGCTCGCCCGGTTCCTCGGGGACTGGGACGCGTTGCTCGACGACGTCGTGACGCGCCACCGGCGCGCGGGGCGCAGCCCGAGCCCCGCTCTGGAAGGGAGCACCCGATGA